The genome window TTAGCCCCAGGGACAGGAAGTACCCGAATGGATCGAGACCCAATAGAGTTGCTGGCTCCGGCTACTGGAAAGCCACTGGAACCGACAAGGTCATCACCACCGAAGGACGTAAAGTTGGGATCAAGAAAGCCCTCGTTTTTTATGTGGGCAAAGCACCTAAAGGCACCAAGACCAATTGGATCATGCATGAATACAGACTCTCCGAGCCTCAAAGAAAAAATGGTAGCGCCAGGGTAAGCATCGTACGATTAGTTTACATTTTTATCTTTATCAAATCCATCGATTCCTtggatttttttattaaaaaaatttctgtgGTTTTCCAAGATTAAtcggagttttttttttttgtacatgcaGTTGGATGATTGGGTGCTATGTCGAATTTACAAGAAAAATTCAAGTGCAGGTGCAAAGCCGGTTTCTGGGCTTCAGAGCAGAGAGCACAGTCATGGCTCATCTACGTCATCCTCATCTCAGTTCGACGATGTTCTCGAGTCGTTACCGGAGATTAGTGACCGGTTTTTCGCCTTACCAAGAATGAACTCTCTCAAGAATCTCCACCAAGATGATCAGAAAATCAATATTCAGAACTTGGGTTCAGGGAGCTTTGATTGGGCGACCCTCGCCGGACTGAATTCGTTGCCGGAACTCGGTCCCGGAAGCCAAGCTCAAGCTATTCCGGCAGCAGCTGCACATGGACATGTGAACAGCAACGTGGCCAGCTGCAATAACAACGATAGGAATAATAATGTGAATGCCCAGAATGACATGTACGTCCCATCGTTTCCGCAAGCCGGCCACGTGGACGAGGAAGTACAGAGCGGGCTGAGGAGTCACCGGGTTGAGAATTCGAGTTTCTTTCAGCATAACGCCAGCCCCCTTGTGCCTCACACGCACAGCTTTCACAACTCGGTGGACCCATTCGGGATCCGGTACCCGCCGACCCAAACCGGGATTATGGGTTTTAGGCCATGAAGAGTAGATTTAGGAGATAAAATCATGGGTGTAAAAACTGAAGATTCTGGTTTGGGGTGAATTTGTAAGTATATGGATTCTTTGGGCCGACAATTTGACTTTAATTCCAAGAGAAGACAAAGAAGAGGAGCTCGGGGAGACTTTCAAGGATTTTATTATTGGTGGGGTTGGGTGTCTTGATAGATATGCCTTATGGTTACCCcattcgtttttttttttttttttttttgtagtaatTTTTTCTAGGAGAATGCTATTTACCTGAAATGTCCATGACCATGATGAGAATGTACGTACTCTCTGCTCAAAAGCTGAGCGAGCTATTAATGTACATCAAGATCTTATTAGTGTAACTGGGGAATTCAAAGGTAATTATTATTGTAGTATATTCagcattatttatttcttttcagcAAAATTTTGTGATATATCCCTTAAACTTATCAATGGCACCCCATCACGCAGCTTaaacttatcttttgtatttttacatttttttaattaagtttatcattcaaaaaatttaaaacttgaaaTAGATACATGTAAACAAGGCATGCTCAAGATTTtatgttccttttttttcccccccaaAAAATAGCAAAGAGTTAATGTTAACGAAATGTTGCTCATTGGACGTTGAATTAGTATCGGCTCCATCTAAAttagtatttttgaaaaatccgaACCAGAcacattttttatcttttttttcaaaaaaaaaaaattttatatgcgTCATATTGTAAAAAGTACCTGCATAATTGTTCTCTCTAAAATCaaacttttaaaaataaaaatgcaatccGATACATGGTATGAACCCTTACATTGGAATGACGCGAAGATGCCGAAGTCAAATTCCATTCTTGATCCTTGAATCGAGGATCGCATGCCCGCCCATGACATGATGAAACATTGTATTTGACCGGTCAAGTTGTTTGACCAGAAATAAGCACGTGATTTTAGAACAACCGCCAAGATTAGGCCTAACGGCggtatcctttttcttttcttttcttttttttccgaGGAAGGTATCCTGTAGTTTCACCATTGCGGCGCCAGCTGAATGACAGGCCCTAAGCTACAttggcggcggcggcggcggttAAACTCCAACGAAGGAAGTTGGAATTCTctgccaaaataaataaaaaaaagttgggAATTCAAAAGCTTTTCgaagattttctttttcttttcttacttTCATTTGTTTCTTCTAACATTTCTTTTTCCGGTCTGTGTCTAACGGGTGCTGGTGCCCTTTGAACACCCGTTAAAATGTATTTCAGGTATTcgatttttaaaaatgtaaaagaaaataataattattaatgtgtgtgtgtgtgtgtgataaATTAGATAAAATGTACATGTCTCAAAGGAGCGTCCTAAACCGTTCATTTTTTCCACGGAGAAACCTTTGCATGTGCCATCGTACCAATAAAGAAAGATTAGCCGGCAGGAAGACAGCCCATTTTGGAGAGGACCTTTGAAAAGTATGCAACTTGCATATGTTAATTAAATGATGAGCTTgcttgcaaaagaaaaattgaccGACTTATTTTATCGGACTCTTGTGAAAGATAAAGATGTTTCCATTATCTTCTGAAACTAAAATATTTGTGGACATCAACGTTGAGTTGTTCTTGGGAAGGTTAAAGAATGACAATATTCTATTGATTGGCTTTTTATACATGTTCTCTTCCTCTGCTGTAATATAAGTtgctgaaaaagaaaattccattttatgaagctagaaGTGAACATATATAATAcccacttttttcttttttgataagTAGGAGGGTTTGAATCCAGAAACTCCTACTCACAATTACTTCCACTTATCACTCGACGCAATCCTCCCTCGTCTAATTACCACTTGATTGTTTGTTTCTTCTcggatttcaaaaaaaaaaaacaaaaaaaaaatcttgaacttGGACCTCcctgaaaaatcataaaatggCTTAATTTGGATCACTACATAGTCCCCCGAAGGCTTCCATAGCTATACATTTGACGTTTCATAAAAGGATTTCCTAAGCAGTAAAGCGCCACTATCCAGTAACGACACATTGGGCCCATCTTATTGGACTTAAATAGTATTTGAGGCTGTGGTTGATTTTGGGCCTCTTTTGACTACCTATTTAAGCCTTCCATGATTTGTGATCTTATTGGCTCATGACATATGATTCATAGCCTCATGCATAAGACTCAACCAGCACAAACttttattctctctctctctctcttcttcccCAATTTTTAATAACTTATCAATAAAGCATAAATCTTCTAGCACATACATATCAAGCTTTGGTGCATgataattaattttaatttaattttaaaattcaaaatttacacaTGTGATATGTATCCAAATTCAACAATATATATaccatcaatgtatatatatatatataagattaattcatGGATGAATAGCGAGGGAGagatttatttggattttgtaTGTTGAACAACCTTTTTTTTCCTAGACACAATAAATTCTATTTTGGACCAATTTCTACCTTACACTGAAGGGATGGTTAAATTCAATGAGGAACCCAAAAGGAGTTGAACGCTACCCGCATGGATTTAGAATACTGCTCATATTGAGGTACATTGATGGGAGGTAAGGTTTGAATCC of Coffea arabica cultivar ET-39 chromosome 5c, Coffea Arabica ET-39 HiFi, whole genome shotgun sequence contains these proteins:
- the LOC113689826 gene encoding NAC domain-containing protein JA2L, with amino-acid sequence MGVRETDPLSQLSLPPGFRFYPTDEELLVQYLCRKVAGHDFNLQIIGEIDLYKFDPWDLPSKAIFGEKEWYFFSPRDRKYPNGSRPNRVAGSGYWKATGTDKVITTEGRKVGIKKALVFYVGKAPKGTKTNWIMHEYRLSEPQRKNGSARLDDWVLCRIYKKNSSAGAKPVSGLQSREHSHGSSTSSSSQFDDVLESLPEISDRFFALPRMNSLKNLHQDDQKINIQNLGSGSFDWATLAGLNSLPELGPGSQAQAIPAAAAHGHVNSNVASCNNNDRNNNVNAQNDMYVPSFPQAGHVDEEVQSGLRSHRVENSSFFQHNASPLVPHTHSFHNSVDPFGIRYPPTQTGIMGFRP